The following coding sequences lie in one Cyanobacterium sp. Dongsha4 genomic window:
- a CDS encoding S-(hydroxymethyl)glutathione dehydrogenase/class III alcohol dehydrogenase: MKVKTAVALEAGKPLTIETVDLQPPQAGEVLVEIKATGVCHTDAYTLSGKDPEGLFPSILGHEGAGVVVEVGKDVKSLKVGDCVIPLYIPECRECEYCLSFKTNLCQAIRVTQGKGVMPDGTSRFSLDGKPLYHYMGTSTFANYTVVPEIALAKIPSDVPFEKVCYIGCGVTTGIGAVINTAKVEAGANVIVFGLGGIGLNVIQACRMVGADMIIGVDINNSKKAIASKFGMTHFVNPQEIEGDLVSYLVELTKGGADYTFECIGNVNVMRQALESCHKGWGVSTIVGVAGAGEEISTRPFQLVTGRVWKGTAFGGAKGRTDVPKIVEWYQSGKINIDDLITHVMPLEEINTAFDLMHKGESIRSVITF, encoded by the coding sequence ATGAAAGTAAAAACCGCAGTAGCCTTAGAAGCTGGAAAACCCCTCACCATTGAAACGGTTGATTTACAACCTCCTCAAGCAGGAGAAGTGTTAGTAGAAATTAAAGCCACTGGGGTTTGTCATACAGATGCCTATACTTTATCAGGAAAAGACCCCGAAGGATTATTTCCTAGTATTTTAGGTCATGAAGGGGCTGGGGTTGTGGTGGAAGTAGGCAAGGATGTCAAAAGTTTGAAGGTGGGAGATTGTGTTATTCCTTTATATATTCCTGAATGTCGTGAGTGCGAATATTGTCTTAGTTTTAAAACAAATCTTTGTCAGGCAATTCGAGTAACTCAGGGTAAAGGGGTAATGCCTGATGGTACTTCCCGTTTTTCCCTTGATGGTAAGCCCTTATACCATTATATGGGAACTTCTACTTTTGCTAATTATACCGTTGTCCCTGAAATTGCTTTAGCCAAAATTCCTTCTGATGTACCTTTTGAAAAGGTTTGTTATATCGGTTGTGGTGTTACTACGGGTATCGGGGCGGTAATTAATACTGCGAAGGTGGAAGCTGGTGCGAATGTGATTGTATTTGGTTTGGGGGGTATTGGTTTAAATGTAATTCAAGCCTGTCGTATGGTGGGGGCGGATATGATTATCGGTGTGGATATTAATAATAGCAAAAAAGCGATCGCATCTAAGTTTGGTATGACTCACTTTGTTAATCCTCAAGAAATAGAAGGGGATTTAGTCTCTTATTTAGTGGAATTAACCAAAGGCGGTGCAGACTATACTTTTGAGTGTATTGGTAATGTTAATGTTATGCGTCAAGCCCTAGAATCTTGTCATAAGGGTTGGGGAGTTTCTACCATTGTCGGTGTGGCAGGGGCGGGAGAAGAAATTAGTACAAGACCTTTCCAGTTAGTGACAGGTAGAGTCTGGAAAGGAACAGCTTTTGGAGGAGCAAAAGGAAGAACTGATGTACCTAAGATAGTTGAATGGTATCAGTCAGGAAAAATTAATATTGATGATTTAATTACCCATGTGATGCCTTTAGAGGAAATTAATACGGCATTTGATTTAATGCACAAAGGGGAATCTATCCGCAGTGTTATTACTTTCTAA